The Chrysemys picta bellii isolate R12L10 chromosome 24, ASM1138683v2, whole genome shotgun sequence genomic interval AATTGGTTGGCGCTAGTCCCTGGGATTTCCCAACACCCCCCCAGCCGTATTAGGAGTCTGAGCATGCTCATAGTTAGCATTGGGTAACAACATGGTCTGGCCCTTCcctcggggggtgtgtgtgtgtgtgtgtgtgtgtgtgtgtgtgtgcgtgtgcgtgtgcgtgtgtgttgtgtgtgtgtacacaccccTTTGTTAGGCACTACTGTCATATAAATAATACTAGAACCGAGCCGTCCTGACCTCCTGCTTTATGCATTAGCATGCCTGTTGCCTTTAGAAATTAAATCCACatcacccagccctggggagattTCCTAAGCAGCCCCCGTGTGCCATGTCCCACCTCCGCGAGGAACCCGTCGGGGACGATCGCCCATTTGCTGGTGGCCCCCTGAATTCAGATCTTGGCCGGTGGGCTCGATCTGGGCCTGTCTCCAACTCCGTCATGAGCCGGGGACCTCTGTCTCCTGGCCAAGCGTGAAGCGGGGGGTCTCAGAAGTGGATTAGGGTAAAGGGCAGATGCAGGACAGAGAATTAACCAAAAGGGGGAGAAGGCAGCAGGTGGGGAGAAAAAGGAGCCCCCAGAAGAGCTGGGCAACCAATGGAGCAGCCACTGGGGCACCGGATGCCAACTCCTCCCCAGTTCCCGGGTGAATTCCCACTGGCCGCACCGGGAGACAGTGAATGGCAGGGGATGGGTTCAAGGAAGAAAGGGGAGCAGGAAACCTACACCCCAGCAGCTCAGGTCCTGTCCCTGCAGTGTGCCATAaacctccccccaccatatggAATAGGCCTGGGCTGAAATTCACACCCTGCCTATTATCCCTGGCCTAGCTACTGTGTACTCCCAGGGCGTGTCCGGTCTGTGATCACAGGGCGCGAAAGCAGCTTGGGTCCGGAGCTGTACAAACCCGCCCGGCACTCCGGGCTCCGCAGCTTCACCGCTAGCGGGATTCAGACGCGGTTGGCTCAAGCTGCCGTGGTTACAGGCTAGACACCCGCCCGGAGAGGAAGCAGCCAAGGAacgctgccctgccctgcagagatCCCATGCAGCAGCTGGGATCCTCCGGGACACCTGGCTGCGTATCTCCGCTCCCAGCGGCAGGAGCGGAGCCAGCCCGGGGGCTGACCCTCCTGGGCCGTCGCTCGCTCCCTGTCTCACCTGGCTCCTCGATGACGTGAAGGATGGATTTCCCACTGGAGTCCTCATAGTACTGAAACCGCACCACGCAGTCGTTCTCATTCTTGTAGGTGCAGTTCACGGCGTCTTTACCCTTGTCACCTGCGGGGTGCGAAGGAGAGGCCGTCAGCCCAAGCTGTGCACCCCAGGGGGGTTAAGCAGACGCTGCCCCGCTGGGCAGACAGCGAAGCTGGGGCCAGGTCTGCGAGTTCCCCCACAGGCTTTGTCTAAACGAGGAAGAAGGTCCTAGGCTAAAACAGGAGCTGAACCCTGCCGTGAGATCCCCTTCCCGCACCTCAACACTGGGGTTGTTACCGATAGCCCCGGACCCGCTGCTCAGAGCGGCCGCTGCTGCGTGGGCCCCAGGATCGGCGCTGGCCGGGCGTGTCCGAGCAAGGTGTGAAATCCCAAGGGGCACCCACCAGGTCCTGATCCTGCTCTTACCCACGGAGCTCGACGGGAGCGGGATGGGGCCCCAGTTCCGTATTCGCTTTCCTGGCCAGCGCCCCGGGAAAAGAGGCTGGGGCTGGCCATGTGGGGCAGAACGACGCTCGGCGGGCAGGGCGCTGAGCTCCGGCTGCATTAGGCAGGTGGCCGATGGGAGGTCAGGTGAGGCTAACGGGTGTTAGCGACACTCAGTGTCTGAGTGCCCAGTTTAGCTTGCCTGCCGGCAGGCTTACCAACCAGCTGGCACACATTGATACCTcataggggtggggtggggtgtctcTGTACAGCCCAAGTGAGTCACCCCAGGAACGCTCAGCCTTTAGCGTCTCATCTTTCGGGCCCCGCAGCGGGTGGCCTCTGCCTGGGGCATGCGGAGGGGGAGGTTCGGATTCTGGCTCTGAATCAAAGGGGACGCTCCGCTCCCAAAGATCTCGCTGCTAGCGTCCAGCAGTTTGTTTCTCTGCCGTACActgctccccccgccacccccagcaCTTGGGGCAACAAACGCCGATGATCCACCACCCTGCTGGGCGTTCTCGGCTCAGCACCGAGCAGCCGACGTCCGAGGCCTCAGCGGACAGCCCAGCTCCTCCTCCGCTCACCAAGTTCCTGCACCGAGTTGATCTCGTCACGGCAGGTGCGGTTGCAGGTTTGCTGCTCCATCAGCGTCCCCCTCTTGAACTTCCTACACTCCACACATtccctgaggaggaggaggaggaaagagtgaTGAAGGACAGGATCATCAGAGGATGCTACGTGCAGCTCCAGGGCTCCCTGGGAAGCCTTTAGGTTTGGGGCTCAAAAATCAAACTCACCACTGGGGGCTCCCGCAGAGTCCCTGAAGTAGCCCTGCCaaatggagagggggaggggagaagggccCCCCCCAATCACCCCAACTGCTTCACATTGTTCCCCTATCCTATgtccctgcttcccagcaccTCCATTCCCAGTGGGGATCCCCTGTGCTCCCTGATGGGGCCTGGCCCCTGACACAGCCACTGGTCTCGACCTTGCCTCCTGCCAAGCCCCTGGGTGCGTGGGAGGCTTCCCCCAGAGAGGGGGACCCTGATTCTGACCCTCCCACGCAGGAGCGACCCTTTGCCCTGCATCCACCCTGATTTCACGCTGGAAGATCGGCTGCCTCTTGGCATCAGGGTCTCGCAAACCTGCCCCCCACGCCCCCCTGATTGCAGTCACAGTATCCCACAACGTCTAGAGCTCAGCGCAGATCCTTCCCAATGAGGTGCCAGCCGGACCCATGCACCGAGCCCCTGCCAGCACCCCCTGCCGAGATCCCCGCAGCCCGGAACCCAAGAGAGCAGCgcccgctctgccccccagccccactcacttCTTGATGGTGCAGGCGTCGGGGCAGGTGGGGCACTTCTCGCAGGTGTCCCCATAGGCGCCGGCCTGGGTGCACTCGCATTTCCCGCACTGGCAGAGCCCGCGCCCGCTGCACACCAGGCCGTTGCCGGACATGCAGGTGTCGGTGCGGGTTGTGCAGTTGCAATAGTCCCCGGTCCAGTCCGAGTCGCACAGGCAGTCCCCGCAGCTGCACTGCCCGTGGCCTGCGGGCGAACGCAAGGGCGTGAGGTGTGAGCCCAGGCCACCCACCTAGGTTTGCCTGGGGTCTTGGGATAGCGAGGGGctaatccaggctggggcagtttCTCTTCACCCCGGCCTCGGCTCTGCCAGGACCCATCAGTCCTGACCGCCCCGCatggctctgccaatgcaccaccATCTTGACCGGCGCCaccctctgctattccagtccccACCAGCAGCTTTGCCCCCTTATCCTGGCCTGCAGCCCCGGGGATGGTGGGAGGCCGAGTTTGGGCCACGGGGGTTTTCTCTGTCCGTTTGGAATGAGCCTAGAAAGCGAAAGAGACGCTTGGCTGGAAATCCTGACTCTTGCTCACTTCCTCCCCGACCCCTAAGTCCTAGGGCCTCTCCTTGGGTCGGGCTGCTCCAGAAACAGACCCAAGTTCcttgagacccaggttcaaatcctctCCGAGCCTGGGGCTGTTTGGCTTGCAGGCCCCAAAGATCCCAGCGAACCTAGCTGGAGTGTTGGACCCACAGCGAAGCCGACCTGGCCCCTGCCCTCattggagcactggggaattCTGCCGGTCGCCGCGGTTGGGAGCGGGACCGTAGCCCCTGGCTTCGGCTTTCCTTGGGAAAACTGTCCGGGGCTCCAGTTCCCGTTCAGCCCCGGGCGCAGCGTCGCTGCTGGAGAGACTGAATGTGTCACTTTTTAGAGAATGGGAAACTAGGGATGAGTCAAAGGAAAAGTGGCCAGACAGGCCTCAGGAGAGCTACGAGTGGGCAGGCCAGGGCTGgattgtgcgtgtgtgtgtgtgtgtgtggggggggggggcaggagtcagCATCAGTAGAACGATGTGCAGGAACCCCCAGGCTTGAAGAGCAGTGGGTGCAGTGGGTCCGGATGAAGGGAGGATGGTTAAGCTGCGGGTAGTGCAGACGTAGCCCGACTGGTGCCCAGGAGCTGGCATGAGGCATCCGGGAGAAGGACGTTAGTATAAACTTCCCGCTCGCCCCCATTTTAATTTCACAACAGGCATGGAGAGAgtgggggaggtggaggaatGTGAGATACGGACCAGCCCCACCCAGGAGCCTTTCAGCTCCGAAGAAAGGTCCGGACGCTGATCTCGTTAACTTCTCGGCCCCTCCTAGAGTGACTCCGGATTGACAGCAGTGTGACTGAGAGCAGGCCCTCTGtaggctgccccccctcccccgcccactaTGGGGCTTTGatgctgcctccctctcccccacaatgACAGATCCCTGTCTGGGTGATAAACCGCCcgctcacccccttccccccatggcttgtttgtttgttgggtGTCATCAATTTGTCATTGTCCTGATAACCAGCTTGGCCCCGTCTCAGGCCAAACATCCGGAGCCACTGCATTGCACAACAGCCAGCGAAGCGTGTGACGAACCGGCCCAGATtacactgggggggggtgggggagccagtTCTTATTGCTGAGAGACACCGGGACACTAGGAAAAACAGGCCCGCCCCTCCCGCCTCCACTGCTGGGGCAAGCTAAGCATCATAACTGCAGATAAGGAGGCCCCAAGGGAGGCAGAAAGCAACAAGGGCGCTGGGTGTGCCAGGGACAGGAGCGCAGTGGGAATCTGGCCGGGAGGgctcagtgaggggggggggcaaacacgGGGCTGTGAAGGGGAGCCCGGGAGCAGGCTGCAAAGGCCCGAGGCAGAATCTCTCTCATGCAGGGTGGTTCCGACAAAGACCAGCCCCCAGGGACCTTATGGGAACCCCCAAGGTCTGCGCCCTAGGGCCAGGTGCCTGGCAGGGGGTAAGGCCTCTTGGGGATTTGGGGGCTTCCCTGAGTGCTGATGGCTGCAGGGTCAAGTGGCTGCCCCCGGGGATGTGATCGGTTTGAACATGCGGATGGAACAGGCCAGGGAACGGCCGGGGGCTCTTTCTGGAGTGAGCGGTGTGTGCATCTCCCGGCGTTCAGGGAGCCTGCGTGGAGGGGAACAGGGCAGGGGCTCGCTGGCCCCCTTTCAGGACATGCTGTTCTGAGTCAGGCCCGCCGCCTGCTCCCGCCGTGAACTCTGCACAGCTTGGCTTGGCTGCTTCTGTGAGAATCGCCGAGGGAGAGAAACAGATGCGGCGTTAACCCAACTGGCTCAAGAAGGGGGAGCATGGCGACGGGGGGACAGCTTGCCCTGTGGCAAGGGGTCTCCTCAGGCATTCCTCATGCCATCTGCTCAGGttacaccactgaaatgcagccacctctggggaggggacCTGGCACCTGCTACACAGCACGGTACAACAACAAACATCCCGCAGCCAACTACACCGACGGAGGAATTTTAGGCAGCCTGTGTGGAATGACACAAGCTGGAATACAATCAGAACAAACCCCCCTTTTCCTTCGGGGAGCTGCCGTCAGATCTTGGAGGATTCCTGGCATCTTAGACCCAGCACCGGCTCAGTGCTAACCCAGATGGGGAGATCACGGCCTAGGGAACCCCACGCCCCTCCGAGCGCCCCTTCGCACCACTCACCCGAGCACATCTCGCCCTTGAAGCGGACGCAGGAGAAGTCGTCGCACTCGCAGTACTTGCCGGTCACCTTGCCGAAGTCACTGGTGTGGCAGACGCACTGGCCGCAGAGGCACTCGCCCCGCTGGCTGCACAGGGGCTGCCCCGTGCCGGGGCTGCAGTTGTCCTGCTGCGCGGGGCTGTACTCCTCCTCGGAGCACTCGCAGCGGGAGCCCAGCCGGCCCGGGGAGCAGCGGCACACGCCGCACTCTAAGGTGCCGTTGCCTTGGTGGCAGGCGGGGCTGTTGGGCTGAGCGCGCTCCTGGCAGGTGCAGTTGCACTCGAAGTTCACCAGCACCGTCAGGCTGTCCTTGAAACCCACCGGCTTGATGGTGAAggatttctgctgctgctgggggcagccTCGCACCTTGGCCTCGATGCTGAAGCTCACCTGGGGAGGGAAGCGGCCGGGGTTTGATTCAGGCCGGGCTGCTCCAAGCACAGCTGGGGTCACCTGGCTGCAAGGCCTGAGACCCGGAGCCGTCAACCAGTCCCTTCCAGGCACATTCGACCCGACGCTGCCTGGTGACATGGGGCAGCCAGCCATTCGGAGAGACCCACAGGCTTTATACAGCATCCCCTTTTGTATTTGTCCCAGCCGAGCCCTGCCCCGGAAGACACTACATGCCTGtgaccttcatagaatcatagaatatcggggttggaagggaccgcaggaggtatctagtccaaccccctgctcaaagcaggaccaatccccagacagatttttaccccagatccctaaatggccccctcaaggattgaactcacaactctgggtttaggaggccaatgctcaaaccactgagctatcccttctccTGCAGGGGCAGAGTCTGGGGATGATCCCAGGGTGCTGGGCCGGCTCCTGCAGTGGGATCCCCCTCCCAGCCGGCCGCCAGCTGGCAAGACTCACCGTGTCTCCTATATTGAGGCCCACGCAGGACTTGAGTCCCTGAATGACCTCGTTGTTGAGGCAGGTGGCGTTGAAGGAGAGGGACAGCTCCTCGGGCAGGTCTCGAACCTCCAGCTCCACCTTGGAGCGGATtttctggagggagggaggaacagCGCACACCCCGCACTTAGGAAAGGGCATCGAGAGGAAGCAGCCGagcactgggagtggggagctCGCACCAGTACCCAGCGCAGAGATGCAGGCCTATGGAGACGCAGAGAGGGCCAGCCGGCTCCATCTCTCAGGGGGTCACCAAGCGGCTGTCACATGGTGACAACTTTCCTCAGCTGCCGCCCTGGGCTGGATCGGAACCGGTGACCTGCTAGGGAGAGAGGGAGGCGCTCCTAGAGCTGCGAGCTCAGCGCACGTCCCCGAGGTGCGCTTGGGAAAAGGCTCGCTAGCCAAAGGTCCTTCCTCTGCCGCCGAGGCATCAGCCAGAGGGCCGGCCTgtctgctgggaggaggggaagaagcggCTGCCAAGGGGAAGGGGACAAGGTGGGGAATGGGATGACCTCACTTCCTTTGTGCATCGCTAAGGCAGATGTTCACAGCTGGAACCGGGGAGGCTGCTCAGGGCACAAACAGCTGGCAAGTGTCTCTGGGCTGCTCGGGGCTGGAGCATGGGGGGGAGTGCATGTCCCTCTTTAAGGGCTGAGATCCTGCGGAAGCACCCCCCATTTTGCTCTGCTTCCGACATGAGGCTCCTCTCAAGTGAGGAGACCCCGGTAGGAACCCCCCCAAAACTGCTGCATGGAACCGGCCCTGGGAGATGCCCCAGGTTTGCCTCGGGGCCATGGAGTCCCTGCTACTCATGCTCACCCCATAGGACTCCATAATGAGTTGCAGGATGTTGCTGGAGTCGCTGGACAGGATCCCCACAGTGGTGCCGGGAATCAGCTCGCTGTAGTTCTGGCAAGAAAACACACAGCCAGAGGTTCGGTACCAAGGCCTGGCGCTAAGCGCGGATCGCTAGCTTTATGGAGCGCGGCTGCTCTGTCGGGGCATCAACCCGGCAATTGCCACGTGGCCCAGCGTGTACCGGGGCGGGGGTTAAACCCCTGCGGGGGGAGTGTTTGCAACCACAGGCAGGGTGAGGCCATGGCCAGAGCGCTGGCCTGGGAGCCCGGAGAGCTGGGCTCTGTTCCCGGCTCAGCTGCTGTCTTGCTGGGTGACTCTGGTCAGGCCATAAAACCTGAGAGTGGAGAGCTGAGGGTCATTACAGGCCTGGGAGGGGATCGCAAATGGGTTTCTAGCCACCTGGGAGCAGATTGCGGGCAGACGCAGTGTCTCCTTTCAtcggccctggccctgggggctGCCTGCGAATGTCTGGAGTGTTGGGGTGGCCCTGGGTGTGCTGAGCTCCTCaggtgctggggagaggaggggagggagctgccatTGGGGGCGGAGCTTCCTGGGCTCTGGGCGGGGCATCCAGGACGCCAGCGTGGAGCAGTCACCTTATAGAGGCCAACCACGCTCTGCGTCACGGCAAAGATCAAGTTGATGTTTTTCTGGGAGAGTTTCTCAGTCATCAGGCCCAGCGAGGGATAGTCCTGGGGAGAGAAACGAGTGGTCAGGCCTTGGGGGCTGGCGCTTCCGCGGGCGCAGCTGGTGCTGAGACATCGAATACCACCAccgcagccccactgcccaaaACGTCTCACCAGGCCCTGGCCtgtattcccctcccctccccggaggCTGGAGCTCTGTCTGCCTTCAGCAGCCTGCTGCCGTCCCATGTGGGGTAGGGCTGTTCCAatcccacaggctgctcccccgGGACATGGCTGGGGGAGCCCTGTGATCAGCACACATCCTTCCTTTACTGTCTTACATGTACAGAGGTGCACACACGTGGCCCATGAACATCCACGTGTGTACACACAACTACACACACCCGCGTTTACACACAGAGGTATGCACACATATGTATCTGCGTGCTCTCGTGCGCAAGCTTCCCGCGTTCCACAGGGAcccgcttccctcccccccgacccGCAGGCAGGGCCCTGCGTTTACCAGCGTGGTGGAGGCCGAGTAGAGATTATCCTCGTCAATGTGGCACTGCCCGTCGTTCGGCTGTACGATCCCAGCCAGCCTCCCGTCCAGAGCGAGGTGGGTCTTGCCGTCTGTCgtgaagaccagcaggtgactagCATCGTTCCTCCAGCCGATCTGCTCCTGCAGCAGAACACAGGAGCGGGTTCCCAGCCTTTTCTATACCTTAGCACTGCTGGACACCATAATTACTGTTACTGCCTGAGCTCTGGTACCTGGAGCTCCCAGGGGTGACCAGCACTAGGGGCAAGCCAGCAAGGAAGTATGGGCTACTCCTAAACATGGGATATTATTAAGAAAGGATGCAAATTAATAAAGGGGACACCCtgatgcttcagggcatgagcagCCTTGGGGTCAGGAAGAATTTCCCCtgatgggcaggttattccatggTCCATGCTGGGGTTCCAtgccccttcctctgaagcatctggcactggtcccAGAGACTGTTCTGTTCTGACCCAGCCTGCCAATTCCTATGTTCAGCG includes:
- the ITGB3 gene encoding integrin beta-3, with the translated sequence MRGPRLALRTLVLALCAAGLQGNICTTRGVNSCQQCLAVSPLCAWCFQEDLALGTPRCDLKKNLLQNGCMQDFMEYPVSSTEILEDKPLSNNGSGQTVITQMSPQKIELHLRPDDSQIFSVQVRQVEDYPVDIYYLMDLSNSMKDDLTNIQSLGTKLATEMRKLTSNLRIGFGAFVDKPISPYMFISPQEAIDNPCYQIGETCLPMFGYKHVLALTDKVTRFNEEVRKQSVSRNRDAPEGGFDAIIQATVCDEQIGWRNDASHLLVFTTDGKTHLALDGRLAGIVQPNDGQCHIDEDNLYSASTTLDYPSLGLMTEKLSQKNINLIFAVTQSVVGLYKNYSELIPGTTVGILSSDSSNILQLIMESYGKIRSKVELEVRDLPEELSLSFNATCLNNEVIQGLKSCVGLNIGDTVSFSIEAKVRGCPQQQQKSFTIKPVGFKDSLTVLVNFECNCTCQERAQPNSPACHQGNGTLECGVCRCSPGRLGSRCECSEEEYSPAQQDNCSPGTGQPLCSQRGECLCGQCVCHTSDFGKVTGKYCECDDFSCVRFKGEMCSGHGQCSCGDCLCDSDWTGDYCNCTTRTDTCMSGNGLVCSGRGLCQCGKCECTQAGAYGDTCEKCPTCPDACTIKKECVECRKFKRGTLMEQQTCNRTCRDEINSVQELGDKGKDAVNCTYKNENDCVVRFQYYEDSSGKSILHVIEEPDCPKGPDILMVLLLVAGAILLIGLVALLIWKLLITVHDRREFAKFEEERARAKWDTANNPLYKGATSTFTNITYRGNS